The Latilactobacillus sakei subsp. sakei DSM 20017 = JCM 1157 genome includes a window with the following:
- the mnmG gene encoding tRNA uridine-5-carboxymethylaminomethyl(34) synthesis enzyme MnmG has translation MREYDAAHYDVIVVGAGHAGSEAALAAARMGRETLLLTINLDMVAFMPCNPSLGGPAKGIVVREIDALGGQIGRNIDKTYIQMRMLNTGKGPAVRALRAQADKHAYHRTMKRTIETTDHLTLRQGIAESLIVEDGVCKGIVTNTGARYSADSVILTAGTASRGKIIIGELTYSSGPNNSIPSIKLSESLEDNGFVLTRFKTGTPPRVDGTTIDFSKTEEQPGDKEPNHFSFETPDSAYLKDQLSCWMTYTNDTTHQVIRDNLDRAPMFTGVIEGVGPRYCPSIEDKIVRFADKPRHQIFLEPEGRETEEYYVGDFSTSMPEEIQHKMIHSIEGLENAQMMRPGYAIEYDVVEPWQLKPTLETKVVENLYTAGQMNGTSGYEEAAGQGLMAGINAALKQTGRDPFILDRSEAYIGVLIDDLVTKGTKEPYRLLTSRAEYRLMLRHDNADLRLTEKGHELGLINDDRFDSYEVKKAAVEAELARLEKIRLKPTPEIQAFLAAKGEAPLKDGVLASDFLKRPEVKYADLIQFIPAVEGIDNRVVEQVEIQVKYAGYIDKEKAKIAKLKRMEAKKIPANIDYDAIEGLATEGRQKLQKIQPETLAQASRIGGVNPADIGILSVYIQQGKIAKVK, from the coding sequence ATGCGAGAATATGACGCAGCGCACTACGACGTAATTGTTGTTGGTGCCGGCCATGCGGGTTCCGAAGCGGCATTAGCTGCTGCACGAATGGGCCGCGAAACATTATTATTAACGATTAACTTAGATATGGTTGCTTTTATGCCATGTAACCCATCATTGGGTGGCCCGGCAAAAGGCATCGTGGTCCGTGAAATTGACGCCTTAGGTGGTCAAATAGGCCGCAATATCGATAAGACTTACATCCAAATGCGGATGCTAAATACAGGTAAAGGCCCAGCTGTCCGCGCATTACGCGCCCAAGCTGATAAGCATGCCTATCACCGGACAATGAAACGGACAATCGAAACGACGGACCACTTAACACTCCGTCAAGGGATTGCTGAATCATTGATCGTTGAAGACGGTGTCTGCAAAGGGATTGTGACTAACACAGGTGCCCGTTACAGTGCTGACAGTGTGATTTTAACAGCCGGAACAGCCTCACGAGGCAAGATTATCATTGGTGAATTAACGTATTCATCAGGTCCTAATAATTCAATTCCTTCTATTAAACTTTCAGAGAGTCTTGAAGATAACGGTTTTGTGTTGACGCGTTTTAAAACGGGGACACCACCACGAGTGGACGGCACAACAATCGATTTTTCAAAGACGGAAGAACAACCAGGGGATAAGGAACCGAACCACTTTAGTTTTGAAACACCTGATAGTGCTTATTTGAAAGACCAACTTTCTTGTTGGATGACGTACACGAATGATACGACGCATCAAGTGATTCGCGATAATCTCGACCGCGCCCCAATGTTTACCGGTGTGATTGAAGGTGTCGGCCCACGTTATTGCCCATCAATTGAAGATAAAATTGTCCGCTTCGCGGATAAGCCTCGCCACCAAATTTTCTTGGAACCAGAAGGCCGCGAAACAGAAGAATACTACGTTGGTGATTTCTCAACATCAATGCCAGAAGAAATCCAACACAAAATGATTCATTCTATCGAAGGGTTAGAAAATGCCCAAATGATGCGCCCTGGTTATGCGATTGAATATGATGTCGTTGAACCATGGCAATTAAAACCAACCCTTGAAACTAAAGTGGTTGAAAATCTTTATACAGCTGGCCAAATGAACGGCACTTCAGGTTATGAAGAAGCTGCTGGTCAAGGTTTGATGGCCGGGATTAACGCCGCCCTCAAACAAACGGGCCGCGACCCATTCATCTTGGATCGAAGTGAAGCTTACATCGGGGTCTTAATCGATGACTTGGTCACTAAGGGGACTAAGGAACCTTACCGTCTATTAACCTCACGTGCAGAATACCGTTTAATGCTTCGTCACGATAATGCTGATTTGCGTTTAACGGAAAAGGGTCATGAATTAGGTTTAATCAATGATGACCGTTTTGACAGTTATGAAGTGAAAAAAGCAGCGGTTGAAGCTGAATTAGCACGTTTAGAAAAGATTCGCTTAAAACCAACACCAGAAATCCAAGCCTTTTTAGCTGCTAAGGGTGAAGCGCCACTTAAAGATGGTGTTTTAGCCAGTGACTTCTTAAAACGACCAGAAGTGAAGTATGCCGATTTAATTCAATTCATTCCAGCGGTTGAAGGAATCGATAACCGTGTTGTGGAACAAGTTGAAATCCAAGTCAAATATGCAGGTTATATTGATAAGGAAAAGGCTAAGATTGCGAAGTTAAAACGGATGGAAGCTAAGAAGATTCCAGCCAATATCGATTACGATGCAATTGAAGGCCTTGCAACAGAAGGTCGTCAAAAATTACAAAAAATTCAACCCGAAACACTTGCACAAGCAAGTCGGATTGGTGGGGTGAACCCAGCCGATATCGGGATTCTAAGCGTCTATATTCAACAAGGTAAGATTGCTAAGGTCAAATAG
- a CDS encoding ABC-F family ATP-binding cassette domain-containing protein: MITVSEMSLTLSGRKLYEDVNLKFTPGNCYGVIGANGAGKSTFLKLLEGKLQPSSGHISMGPNERMSSLNQDHYAFEEFEVLETVIQGHKKLYEVMQAKDALYAKAEFTEEDGMKAADLEAEFAEMNGWDAESEAAQLLQALGIDESLHHVKMSELMEGQKIKVLLGQALFGKPDILLLDEPTNGLDSASVEWLENFLADFPNIVIVVSHDRYFLNQVCTMMCDVDFGRIKTFVGNYDFWLESSKLAAKLQSNVNAKKEEQIKELQDFIARFSANASKSKQATSRKKQLEKITLEDIQPSSRQYPFIKFDFERELGNDLLRVENVSKTIDGVKVLDNISFSVKPDEKAAIVSRNDVATAVLMQILAGEVEPDSGTVTWGVTSQQSYLPRDTNSAFNDDQLIILDWLRQFAAKGEDDNTFLRGFLGKMLFSGDEVTKEINVLSGGEKVRCILSKIMLQKSNTLLLDDPTNHLDLESITSLNDALIDFKGALIFTSHDHQFIQTIADHIIEVSANGLVDRAETNYDEFLAHPELQKQVAKLYA; encoded by the coding sequence GTGATAACTGTTAGTGAAATGAGCTTAACGCTTTCTGGGCGTAAGTTATATGAAGACGTTAATTTGAAGTTTACACCTGGAAATTGTTATGGCGTGATCGGTGCCAATGGTGCAGGTAAGTCAACTTTTCTAAAATTATTAGAAGGTAAATTACAACCATCATCAGGCCACATCTCAATGGGCCCTAATGAACGGATGTCGAGTTTGAATCAAGATCACTACGCTTTTGAAGAATTCGAAGTGTTAGAGACCGTGATCCAAGGTCATAAGAAGTTATATGAAGTGATGCAAGCTAAGGATGCCCTATACGCTAAAGCTGAATTCACTGAAGAAGATGGGATGAAGGCTGCTGATCTAGAAGCTGAATTCGCTGAAATGAATGGTTGGGATGCTGAATCAGAAGCTGCTCAATTACTCCAAGCTTTAGGTATCGATGAATCTTTACACCATGTGAAGATGAGTGAATTGATGGAAGGGCAAAAGATTAAGGTTTTACTTGGTCAAGCGCTCTTTGGCAAACCTGATATCCTATTATTGGACGAACCAACTAATGGTTTGGACAGTGCCTCAGTTGAATGGTTAGAAAACTTCTTGGCTGACTTCCCGAACATCGTGATCGTTGTTTCCCATGACCGTTACTTCTTAAATCAAGTATGTACAATGATGTGTGATGTGGACTTTGGTCGCATCAAGACATTTGTTGGTAATTACGACTTCTGGTTAGAATCAAGTAAGTTGGCAGCTAAGTTACAATCAAACGTTAATGCTAAAAAAGAAGAACAAATCAAAGAATTACAAGACTTTATCGCACGTTTCAGTGCTAATGCTTCAAAATCAAAACAAGCTACTTCTCGTAAGAAGCAATTAGAGAAGATTACATTAGAAGACATCCAACCTTCTTCACGTCAATACCCATTCATTAAGTTCGATTTCGAACGCGAATTGGGAAATGACCTTTTACGGGTTGAGAACGTCTCAAAAACAATCGATGGTGTTAAAGTGTTAGATAACATCAGCTTCTCAGTTAAGCCAGACGAAAAAGCAGCAATCGTTTCACGAAATGACGTTGCGACAGCTGTCTTAATGCAAATCTTAGCTGGTGAAGTAGAACCAGATAGTGGTACAGTGACATGGGGTGTGACGAGTCAACAATCATACTTACCAAGAGATACGAACTCAGCCTTTAATGATGATCAACTCATTATCTTAGACTGGTTACGTCAATTTGCCGCTAAGGGTGAAGACGACAATACCTTCTTACGTGGTTTCTTAGGGAAAATGTTATTCTCTGGGGATGAAGTAACGAAGGAAATTAATGTTCTCTCTGGTGGGGAAAAGGTTCGTTGTATCCTATCTAAGATCATGCTTCAAAAATCAAACACCTTACTATTAGATGATCCAACTAACCATTTGGATTTGGAATCAATTACATCATTGAATGATGCCTTGATCGATTTCAAGGGTGCTTTGATCTTTACATCTCATGATCACCAATTTATTCAAACAATTGCAGATCACATCATTGAAGTTTCAGCTAACGGTTTAGTTGATCGTGCCGAAACAAACTATGATGAATTCTTAGCACATCCAGAATTACAAAAACAAGTTGCTAAACTATACGCTTAA